The following are encoded in a window of Flavobacterium cupriresistens genomic DNA:
- a CDS encoding PKD domain-containing protein: MMNYLKIEKYWFLILSVVFCSFSSLAKEYKEPVINSIFGTAFSGFSSGIDVDGISETHCLNEKVTFTFETKGVNLNYVWSTETASGQVLNLSPADTSGMYSYTFTSAGNYIVKLTVTDTDNCSKTFKKEIIAIDCAAENSCTKDNLNTPVIKAIFATLVNKLISLPEATIVKGYTCDELNALAFYIKDQNPGIYNFVHNKQKGFVAFSFTDRPNYDIKIATNGNQIVDFTLDKYKSSEILTHLTTTVASGVTSFVNRINFCSDLYCVNHIAFVLDESGSISPAQAAKVRKQLKKYVQQQADDNDKLQSNIYVSITGMSDSDSYTRTDNLAAARLSNNDPATLQRFNRWIDKYRQRSGEGISASSDYWKTALDVTLNATMKPKIVVMITDGCQTNNVEALRDQTMARFSNSKSTLFTNTDKPHLYVAGIANGYYVDGGLTNTALPRNEDPNYVPEVTAGSTESRVAPVLRTSLKYLLSFGETEYPRDKIDDFRYDFYGHENFDLLGTFENEAFFSDYLKLSEFSCGLPTDKNYCTDCLSFQPVPEKEYLLSAWVKEEMAIQVKSYENAVINVVFFNNVNTNDVRYKIGSQSFVAKGDIIDGWQRVTSKFLIPAGTKTIGIELENKSSGVPVYFDDIRIHPLDGSVKTFVYDAETFKLMSELDENNYASFYEYDNEGGLVRIKKETAKGVKTIQETRSGTIINN, from the coding sequence ATGATGAATTATTTAAAAATAGAAAAATACTGGTTTTTGATTTTGAGTGTAGTATTTTGTTCTTTTTCTTCTTTGGCTAAAGAATATAAAGAGCCTGTGATAAACTCAATTTTTGGAACCGCTTTCTCTGGTTTTTCCTCCGGAATTGACGTTGATGGAATTTCTGAGACCCATTGCCTTAACGAGAAAGTTACTTTCACATTTGAGACGAAAGGAGTCAATTTAAACTATGTTTGGTCTACCGAAACGGCGTCAGGACAAGTTTTGAATCTTTCTCCTGCAGATACAAGTGGAATGTATTCTTACACTTTTACAAGTGCAGGGAATTACATCGTAAAATTAACTGTAACAGATACTGATAATTGCAGTAAGACCTTCAAAAAAGAGATTATCGCAATAGATTGTGCTGCAGAAAATTCCTGTACAAAGGACAATCTGAACACGCCGGTTATAAAAGCTATTTTTGCCACTTTGGTCAACAAGCTGATCAGTCTTCCCGAAGCAACAATAGTAAAGGGATATACCTGCGACGAACTAAATGCGCTAGCCTTTTACATTAAAGACCAGAATCCGGGAATATACAATTTTGTGCATAACAAACAAAAAGGATTTGTTGCCTTCTCTTTTACAGATCGTCCTAATTACGACATTAAAATTGCAACAAACGGGAATCAGATTGTCGACTTTACTTTAGACAAGTATAAATCCAGTGAAATACTGACCCATTTAACCACCACGGTGGCTTCGGGTGTTACGAGTTTTGTAAACAGAATTAATTTTTGCTCTGATTTGTATTGTGTCAATCACATTGCTTTTGTTTTAGACGAATCGGGATCTATAAGTCCTGCGCAGGCAGCCAAAGTTAGAAAACAATTAAAGAAATACGTTCAGCAACAGGCTGATGACAATGACAAACTGCAATCGAATATTTATGTTTCGATCACGGGAATGTCAGATAGTGACAGCTACACCAGAACAGATAATTTAGCGGCAGCAAGGTTATCTAACAATGACCCGGCTACGTTGCAAAGATTCAACAGGTGGATTGACAAGTACCGACAACGCAGTGGCGAAGGTATAAGTGCCTCTTCAGATTATTGGAAAACAGCTCTGGATGTGACCTTAAATGCTACCATGAAACCAAAGATAGTGGTAATGATCACCGACGGTTGCCAAACCAATAATGTGGAAGCGCTGAGAGACCAGACGATGGCCCGATTCAGTAATTCCAAAAGTACTTTGTTTACCAATACAGACAAACCTCATTTGTATGTAGCAGGTATTGCAAACGGATATTATGTTGACGGTGGTCTGACTAATACGGCATTACCCAGAAATGAGGATCCGAACTATGTTCCGGAAGTAACAGCGGGATCAACTGAATCCAGAGTGGCTCCTGTTCTGAGAACATCTTTAAAATATTTGCTGAGCTTTGGTGAAACCGAGTACCCAAGAGATAAGATAGATGATTTTCGTTACGACTTTTACGGGCATGAAAATTTTGACCTCTTAGGAACTTTCGAGAATGAAGCATTTTTCTCAGATTATTTAAAACTGAGTGAATTTTCATGTGGACTTCCAACAGACAAAAACTATTGTACAGATTGTTTGTCGTTTCAGCCTGTTCCTGAAAAGGAGTATTTATTGAGTGCTTGGGTTAAAGAGGAAATGGCAATTCAGGTAAAAAGCTATGAAAATGCAGTAATAAATGTAGTCTTCTTTAATAACGTGAACACTAACGATGTCAGGTATAAAATTGGTTCGCAAAGTTTTGTAGCCAAAGGAGATATAATAGACGGATGGCAGCGAGTGACAAGCAAGTTTTTAATTCCTGCAGGAACAAAAACAATTGGAATTGAACTTGAAAACAAAAGCAGTGGGGTTCCGGTCTATTTTGATGACATCAGGATACATCCTCTTGACGGCAGTGTAAAAACATTTGTTTATGATGCGGAGACTTTCAAGCTAATGTCTGAGCTGGATGAGAATAATTATGCTTCTTTTTATGAATATGATAATGAAGGAGGCTTGGTGCGCATAAAGAAGGAAACTGCCAAAGGAGTAAAAACCATTCAGGAAACCCGTTCGGGTACTATTATTAACAACTAG
- a CDS encoding DUF5977 domain-containing protein, with product MENNFRIKRHSIVTLIMMLYSLVLSAQDCPSIIGDVKIQPPILPETCIADVFANPSLQTISSGKAIAIVLASSKAETTFSWTVTQTGVEGATSGSGNVIAQVLTNTGDEMGIVTYMVTPRSDKCFGTPVSIVINVESLFKNTAVSGTFTKNNCGVGGTGSAVNYRVPAGTYTTVTQAAADALAQDDINRNGQAYANTTGTCSFKNIEKSGSFTKTNCGFGGTGSVFIYTVPTGTYTAVTQAAADTLAQDDVNRNGQAYANANGTCTFSSTKSGSFTKNNCGVGGTGSVVVYSKTITSIISQADADTLAQNDVNANGQVYANAGTNGSCSFKNVAKSGFVRNNCAVGGTGSAVVYTVAAGKYTAATQAAADLLAQNDGQAYANANGTCTFSSTKSGSFTKNNCGVGGTGSVVVYSKTITSIISQADADTLAQNDVNDNGQVYANAGTNGSCSFKNVAKSGFVRNNCAAGGTGSAVVYTVAAGKYTAATQAAADLLAQNDGQAYANANGTCTFSSTKSGSFTKNNCGAGGTGSVVVYSKTITSIISQADADTLAQNDVNANGQVYANAGTNGSCSFKNVAKSGFVRNNCAVGGTGSAVVYTVAAGKYTAATQAAADLLAQNDGQAYANANGTCTFSSTKSGSFTKNNCGVGGTGSVVVYSKTITSIISQADADTLAQNDVNANGQVYANAGTNGSCSFKNVAKSGFVRNNCAVGGTGSAVVYTVAAGKYTAATQAAADLLAQNDGQAYANANGTCTFSSTKSGSFTKNNCGVGGTGSVVVYSKTITSIISQADADTLAQNDVNDNGQVYANAGTNGSCSFKNVAKSGFVRNNCAAGGTGSAVVYTVAAGKYTAATQAAADLLAQNDGQAYANANGTCTFSSTKSGSFTKNNCGAGGTGSVVVYSKTITSIISQADADTLAQNDVNANGQVYANAGTNGSCSFKNVAKSGFVRNNCAAGGTGSAVVYTVAAGKYTAATQAAADLLAQNDGQAYANANGTCTFSSTKSGSFTKNNCGAGGTGSVVVYSKTITSIISQADADTLAQNDVNDNGQVYANAGTNGSCSFKNVAKSGFVRNNCAVGGTGSAVVYTVAAGKYTAATQAAADLLAQNDGQAYANANGTCTFSSTKSGSFTKNNCGVGGTGSVVVYSKTITSIISQADADTLAQNDVNANGQVYANAGTNGSCSFKNVAKSGFVRNNCAAGGTGSAVVYTVAAGKYTAATQAAADLLAQNDGQAYANANGTCTFSSTKSGSFTKNNCGVGGTGSVVVYSKTITSIISQANADTLAQNDVNDNGQAYANAGTNGSCSFKNVAKSGSFTKNNCGVGGTGSVVIYTVAAGTYTAATQAAADALAQDDVNKNGLAYANAGTNGSCSFKNVAKSGFVRNNCAAGGTGSVVVYTVAAGKYTAETQEAADLLAQNDGQAYANTNGKCSFSNVVKSGFVKNNCGVGGTGLAVVYTVAAGKYTAETQAAADLLAQNDGQAYANTNGKCSFSNVVKSGFVKNNCGVGGTGLAVVYTVAAGKYTAETQAAADLLAQNDGQAYANTNGKCSFSNVAKSGFIKNNCGVGGTGLAVVYTVAAGKYTAETQAAADLLAQNDGQAYANTNGKCSFSNVAKSGFIKNNCGVGGTGLAVVYTVAAGKYTAETQAAADLLAQNDGQAYANTNGKCSFSNVAKSGFVKNNCGVGGTGLAVVYTVAAGKYAAETQALADQLAMNDGQTYANANGKCSFGNVVRSGFIKNNCPTGGTGLAVVYTVAAGKYTAETQALADQLAQNDGQAYANANGSCSFKNVAKSGSFTKNNCGVGGTGSVVIYTVAAGKYTAATQVAADALAQDDVNKNGQAYANAGTNGSCTYKSTKSSYFARNNCDTAGGIGSNVEYSATATSNISQADADAKAWADVNNNGQNFANIHGKCELVTQVFHYRGHGPGSYIVYIDRYGDEVTHELINWGTGPCGAIVAVAIRKLFNGSACSGGGEEVGPGGGEEGPPERGGW from the coding sequence ATGGAAAATAATTTTAGAATAAAGAGGCATAGTATTGTCACTCTTATAATGATGCTTTATTCCTTAGTTTTATCAGCACAGGATTGCCCATCAATTATAGGAGATGTAAAAATACAGCCTCCAATATTGCCTGAAACCTGTATAGCAGATGTTTTTGCGAATCCTTCTCTGCAAACAATTTCTTCTGGAAAAGCAATAGCAATTGTGTTGGCATCAAGTAAAGCAGAAACAACATTTAGCTGGACAGTAACACAGACCGGTGTAGAAGGAGCAACTTCGGGCAGTGGAAATGTAATAGCGCAAGTATTAACAAACACGGGAGATGAGATGGGGATTGTAACTTATATGGTTACGCCAAGATCTGATAAGTGTTTTGGAACTCCTGTTAGTATAGTTATTAATGTTGAATCTTTGTTTAAAAACACTGCGGTAAGCGGAACATTCACCAAGAACAATTGTGGAGTAGGAGGTACAGGATCAGCGGTTAATTATAGGGTGCCGGCAGGAACTTACACAACAGTTACGCAGGCTGCGGCAGATGCTTTGGCTCAGGACGATATTAACCGAAATGGACAGGCATACGCCAATACAACAGGAACCTGTAGTTTTAAGAATATAGAAAAAAGTGGTTCTTTTACCAAAACCAATTGTGGATTTGGAGGTACAGGATCAGTGTTTATTTATACAGTACCGACAGGAACTTACACAGCAGTTACACAGGCTGCGGCAGATACTTTGGCACAGGACGATGTTAACCGAAATGGCCAGGCCTATGCCAATGCCAATGGGACTTGTACATTTAGCAGTACCAAAAGTGGTTCGTTCACAAAAAACAACTGTGGTGTTGGAGGAACAGGATCAGTGGTAGTATATTCAAAAACGATTACGTCTATTATTTCTCAGGCGGATGCGGATACTTTAGCACAAAATGATGTAAATGCTAATGGACAGGTGTATGCCAATGCCGGTACCAACGGCAGCTGTAGTTTCAAGAACGTTGCTAAAAGTGGCTTTGTGAGAAACAATTGCGCTGTAGGCGGAACGGGATCAGCAGTAGTGTATACAGTAGCAGCAGGAAAATATACAGCAGCTACTCAGGCCGCCGCCGACTTGTTAGCACAAAATGACGGCCAGGCCTATGCCAATGCCAATGGTACCTGTACATTTAGCAGTACCAAAAGTGGTTCGTTCACAAAAAACAACTGTGGTGTTGGAGGAACAGGATCAGTGGTAGTATATTCAAAAACGATTACGTCTATTATTTCTCAGGCGGATGCGGATACTTTAGCACAAAATGATGTAAATGATAATGGACAGGTGTATGCCAATGCCGGTACCAACGGCAGCTGTAGTTTCAAGAACGTTGCTAAAAGTGGCTTTGTGAGAAACAATTGCGCTGCAGGAGGAACAGGATCAGCAGTAGTGTATACAGTAGCAGCAGGAAAATATACAGCAGCTACTCAGGCCGCCGCCGACTTGTTAGCACAAAATGATGGCCAGGCCTATGCCAATGCCAATGGGACTTGTACATTTAGCAGTACCAAAAGCGGTTCTTTCACAAAGAACAACTGTGGTGCAGGCGGAACGGGATCAGTGGTTGTATATTCAAAAACGATTACGTCTATTATTTCTCAGGCGGATGCGGATACTTTAGCACAAAATGATGTAAATGCTAATGGACAGGTGTATGCCAATGCCGGTACCAACGGCAGCTGTAGTTTCAAGAACGTTGCTAAAAGTGGCTTTGTGAGAAACAATTGCGCTGTAGGCGGAACGGGATCAGCAGTAGTGTATACAGTAGCAGCAGGAAAATATACAGCAGCTACTCAGGCCGCCGCCGACTTGTTAGCACAAAATGACGGCCAGGCCTATGCCAATGCCAATGGTACCTGTACATTTAGCAGTACCAAAAGTGGTTCGTTCACAAAAAACAACTGTGGTGTTGGAGGAACAGGATCAGTGGTAGTATATTCAAAAACGATTACGTCTATTATTTCTCAGGCGGATGCGGATACTTTAGCACAAAATGATGTAAATGCTAATGGACAGGTGTATGCCAATGCCGGTACCAACGGCAGCTGTAGTTTCAAGAACGTTGCTAAAAGTGGCTTTGTGAGAAACAATTGCGCTGTAGGCGGAACGGGATCAGCAGTAGTGTATACAGTAGCAGCAGGAAAATATACAGCAGCTACTCAGGCCGCCGCCGACTTGTTAGCACAAAATGACGGCCAGGCCTATGCCAATGCCAATGGTACCTGTACATTTAGCAGTACCAAAAGTGGTTCGTTCACAAAAAACAACTGTGGTGTTGGAGGAACAGGATCAGTGGTAGTATATTCAAAAACGATTACGTCTATTATTTCTCAGGCGGATGCGGATACTTTAGCACAAAATGATGTAAATGATAATGGACAGGTGTATGCCAATGCCGGTACCAACGGCAGCTGTAGTTTCAAGAACGTTGCTAAAAGTGGCTTTGTGAGAAACAATTGCGCTGCAGGAGGAACAGGATCAGCAGTAGTGTATACAGTAGCAGCAGGAAAATATACAGCAGCTACTCAGGCCGCCGCCGACTTGTTAGCACAAAATGATGGCCAGGCCTATGCCAATGCCAATGGGACTTGTACATTTAGCAGTACCAAAAGCGGTTCTTTCACAAAGAACAACTGTGGTGCAGGCGGAACGGGATCAGTGGTTGTATATTCAAAAACGATTACGTCTATTATTTCTCAGGCGGATGCGGATACTTTAGCACAAAATGATGTAAATGCTAATGGACAGGTGTATGCCAATGCCGGTACCAACGGCAGCTGTAGTTTCAAGAACGTTGCTAAAAGTGGCTTTGTGAGAAACAATTGCGCTGCAGGAGGAACAGGATCAGCAGTAGTGTATACAGTAGCAGCAGGAAAATATACAGCAGCTACTCAGGCCGCCGCCGACTTGTTAGCACAAAATGATGGCCAGGCCTATGCCAATGCCAATGGGACTTGTACATTTAGCAGTACCAAAAGCGGTTCTTTCACAAAGAACAACTGTGGTGCAGGCGGAACGGGATCAGTGGTTGTATATTCAAAAACGATTACGTCTATTATTTCTCAGGCGGATGCGGATACTTTAGCACAAAATGATGTAAATGATAATGGACAGGTGTATGCCAATGCCGGTACCAACGGCAGCTGTAGTTTCAAGAACGTTGCTAAAAGTGGCTTTGTGAGAAACAATTGCGCTGTAGGCGGAACGGGATCAGCAGTAGTGTATACAGTAGCAGCAGGAAAATATACAGCAGCTACTCAGGCCGCCGCCGACTTGTTAGCACAAAATGACGGCCAGGCCTATGCCAATGCCAATGGTACCTGTACATTTAGCAGTACCAAAAGTGGTTCGTTCACAAAAAACAACTGTGGTGTTGGAGGAACAGGATCAGTGGTAGTATATTCAAAAACGATTACGTCTATTATTTCTCAGGCGGATGCGGATACTTTAGCACAAAATGATGTAAATGCTAATGGACAGGTGTATGCCAATGCCGGTACCAACGGCAGCTGTAGTTTCAAGAACGTTGCTAAAAGTGGCTTTGTGAGAAACAATTGCGCTGCAGGAGGAACAGGATCAGCAGTAGTGTATACAGTAGCAGCAGGAAAATATACAGCAGCTACTCAGGCCGCCGCCGACTTGTTAGCACAAAATGACGGCCAGGCCTATGCCAATGCCAATGGTACCTGTACATTTAGCAGTACCAAGAGCGGTTCTTTCACAAAGAACAACTGTGGTGTAGGCGGAACGGGATCAGTGGTTGTATATTCAAAAACGATTACGTCTATTATTTCTCAGGCGAATGCGGATACTTTAGCACAAAATGATGTAAATGATAATGGACAGGCGTATGCCAATGCCGGTACCAACGGCAGCTGTAGTTTCAAGAACGTAGCCAAAAGCGGTTCTTTTACCAAAAACAATTGTGGAGTGGGAGGCACAGGCTCGGTGGTTATCTATACGGTAGCTGCAGGAACATATACAGCCGCTACACAGGCAGCAGCAGATGCTTTGGCTCAGGACGATGTCAACAAAAACGGGCTAGCGTATGCCAATGCGGGTACCAATGGCAGCTGTAGTTTTAAGAACGTTGCTAAAAGTGGCTTTGTGAGAAACAATTGTGCTGCAGGCGGAACGGGATCAGTAGTAGTGTATACAGTAGCAGCAGGAAAATATACAGCAGAAACTCAGGAGGCAGCTGATTTGTTAGCACAAAACGATGGACAGGCTTATGCCAATACCAATGGTAAATGTAGTTTTAGTAATGTTGTAAAAAGCGGATTTGTTAAAAACAATTGTGGAGTTGGTGGAACCGGTTTAGCAGTAGTTTATACAGTAGCGGCAGGAAAATATACAGCAGAAACTCAGGCAGCAGCTGATTTGTTAGCGCAAAACGATGGACAGGCTTATGCCAATACCAATGGTAAATGTAGTTTTAGTAATGTTGTAAAAAGCGGATTTGTTAAAAACAATTGTGGAGTTGGTGGAACCGGTTTAGCAGTAGTTTATACAGTAGCGGCAGGAAAATATACAGCAGAAACTCAGGCAGCAGCTGATTTGTTAGCGCAAAACGATGGACAGGCTTACGCTAATACTAATGGTAAATGTAGTTTTAGCAATGTTGCAAAAAGTGGATTTATCAAAAATAATTGTGGAGTTGGTGGAACCGGTTTAGCAGTAGTTTATACGGTAGCGGCAGGAAAATATACAGCAGAAACTCAGGCAGCAGCTGATTTGTTAGCGCAAAACGATGGACAGGCTTACGCTAATACTAATGGTAAATGTAGTTTTAGCAATGTTGCAAAAAGCGGATTTATCAAAAATAATTGTGGAGTTGGTGGAACTGGCTTAGCAGTAGTTTATACGGTAGCGGCAGGAAAATATACAGCAGAAACTCAGGCGGCAGCTGATTTGTTAGCACAAAATGATGGACAAGCTTATGCCAATACGAATGGTAAATGTAGTTTTAGCAATGTTGCAAAAAGCGGATTTGTTAAAAACAATTGTGGAGTTGGTGGAACCGGCTTAGCAGTGGTTTATACGGTAGCGGCAGGAAAATATGCGGCAGAGACTCAGGCGTTAGCTGATCAATTAGCAATGAATGATGGACAGACTTATGCCAATGCCAATGGCAAATGTAGTTTTGGCAATGTTGTAAGAAGTGGATTTATCAAAAATAATTGTCCTACAGGTGGAACTGGACTAGCAGTAGTTTATACAGTGGCTGCAGGAAAATATACAGCAGAGACTCAGGCGTTAGCAGATCAATTAGCACAAAATGACGGACAGGCTTATGCCAATGCTAATGGCAGTTGTAGTTTTAAGAACGTAGCCAAAAGCGGTTCTTTTACGAAAAACAATTGTGGAGTGGGAGGCACAGGCTCGGTGGTTATCTATACGGTAGCTGCAGGAAAATATACAGCCGCTACACAGGTAGCAGCAGATGCTTTGGCTCAGGACGATGTCAACAAAAACGGGCAGGCGTATGCCAATGCGGGTACCAATGGCAGTTGTACTTATAAGAGTACAAAAAGTAGTTATTTTGCAAGAAACAATTGTGATACCGCTGGAGGAATTGGATCAAATGTAGAGTATTCGGCAACAGCAACCTCTAATATTTCGCAGGCAGATGCAGATGCAAAAGCATGGGCAGATGTAAATAACAACGGGCAAAATTTTGCAAATATTCATGGTAAATGTGAGCTTGTGACACAGGTGTTCCATTATAGAGGACATGGTCCGGGAAGTTATATCGTTTATATTGATCGTTATGGGGACGAGGTAACGCATGAATTAATCAACTGGGGAACGGGGCCTTGTGGTGCTATAGTAGCTGTAGCTATTAGAAAGCTTTTTAATGGTTCAGCATGCTCCGGAGGAGGTGAAGAAGTTGGACCCGGCGGAGGTGAAGAAGGCCCTCCTGAAAGAGGGGGGTGGTAA
- a CDS encoding OmpH family outer membrane protein, with protein sequence MFKYEFTAKFIAKVLAVSLLIVLLLSFYFIKSNKEIVYVDSVKLFDGFVMTKEMKKVGEKEFNSRKAVLDNLYATLQNPETSEAVKAQLMQEFVRGKEEFHQFEQAFISEESSKIWKRIKSYSSEFSKDKDYKLIIGSNSQSNVLFADDEIDVTDDLLIYLNKKYEGLN encoded by the coding sequence ATGTTTAAATACGAATTTACGGCTAAATTTATTGCTAAAGTGTTGGCAGTAAGTTTGCTAATTGTTTTATTGCTTTCGTTTTATTTTATTAAATCGAATAAAGAGATTGTTTATGTTGACTCTGTTAAACTATTTGATGGTTTTGTGATGACCAAAGAAATGAAGAAGGTAGGAGAGAAAGAGTTTAATTCAAGAAAAGCAGTTTTAGATAATTTATACGCCACTTTGCAAAACCCTGAAACTTCTGAAGCTGTAAAAGCGCAATTAATGCAGGAGTTTGTAAGAGGCAAAGAAGAATTTCACCAATTTGAGCAAGCTTTTATTTCAGAAGAATCTTCAAAAATTTGGAAAAGAATCAAAAGTTATTCCTCAGAATTCTCCAAAGACAAAGATTACAAGCTGATTATTGGTTCCAACAGTCAGTCTAATGTTTTGTTTGCAGATGACGAGATTGATGTAACAGATGATTTACTTATCTACTTAAATAAAAAATATGAAGGACTTAACTAA
- a CDS encoding toxin-antitoxin system YwqK family antitoxin: protein MKTHKIPHYILLLFAFTLLSFADPYLIKRITDKEYRYEFYTSDKKITPKENKTYYWFKGGLIHEAQGGIAGDLLDDKFVKMYHNNQLAEQGQFKNGLRIGLWKTWHQNGILATTLTYSNGFRSGKYFRYDESGNLVENGKYSSNLKTGKWSNIESKETVTYRKGLVVKEKETFTRSEKYRIQQDNVRLEEAKKKQKEAEETSDAAKLDGYKAKNKEEKAKKKEEARKEAESKAASKKTAKKNQKDAKLKAKNEPKKESKLKNFFKNLFKKKDKAPE, encoded by the coding sequence TTGAAAACACACAAAATACCGCATTATATTCTACTACTTTTTGCTTTTACACTGCTATCTTTTGCTGATCCTTACCTGATAAAAAGGATCACTGATAAAGAATACAGATACGAATTTTACACTTCAGACAAAAAGATAACTCCCAAAGAAAACAAAACTTACTATTGGTTTAAAGGCGGATTAATACATGAAGCCCAAGGTGGTATTGCTGGCGATTTATTAGATGATAAATTTGTTAAAATGTATCATAACAATCAATTGGCGGAACAAGGTCAATTTAAAAACGGACTTCGTATCGGTTTATGGAAAACCTGGCATCAGAATGGTATTTTAGCTACTACCCTAACCTACAGCAATGGATTCAGATCCGGGAAATATTTCAGATACGATGAAAGCGGCAATCTAGTTGAAAATGGTAAATACAGCTCGAATCTCAAAACAGGAAAATGGAGTAACATCGAAAGTAAAGAGACAGTAACGTACCGAAAAGGTTTGGTGGTAAAAGAAAAAGAAACTTTTACAAGATCAGAAAAATATCGTATTCAGCAGGACAATGTCCGATTAGAAGAAGCCAAAAAGAAACAAAAAGAAGCAGAAGAAACTTCTGATGCTGCTAAACTTGACGGTTATAAAGCTAAAAATAAAGAAGAAAAGGCAAAGAAAAAAGAAGAGGCTAGAAAAGAAGCCGAATCAAAAGCTGCTTCAAAAAAAACGGCGAAAAAAAATCAAAAAGACGCCAAGCTAAAAGCTAAAAATGAACCAAAAAAAGAGTCAAAATTAAAGAATTTCTTTAAAAATCTTTTTAAAAAGAAGGATAAAGCTCCAGAATAA
- a CDS encoding PulJ/GspJ family protein: protein MSKNRKNLQSLPAFSIIEAVVGMAITAIIMGILFVIFSIITGRMLDFKNQNQLINDLNRLTYSLNKDIFEKEKMIVVENEIYLNGYTGERVSYQFSEDYILRNSETFIDTFRVKFNRILLDTVRSKSEQFVFQKVKLNIKANEKEMDLSFYKRVYPNELLQTIKK from the coding sequence ATGTCCAAAAACCGTAAAAACCTGCAATCCTTACCTGCTTTTTCAATTATTGAAGCAGTCGTTGGTATGGCTATTACGGCTATTATCATGGGAATATTGTTTGTTATTTTTTCGATTATTACGGGAAGAATGCTGGATTTTAAAAATCAAAATCAATTAATAAACGACTTAAACCGATTAACCTATAGCTTAAACAAAGATATTTTTGAGAAAGAGAAAATGATCGTTGTCGAAAATGAAATTTACTTAAACGGATATACAGGAGAACGTGTTTCCTATCAATTCTCGGAAGATTATATTCTAAGAAACAGTGAAACTTTCATTGATACTTTCAGAGTCAAATTTAATCGCATACTACTGGACACTGTAAGAAGTAAATCAGAGCAATTTGTTTTCCAAAAAGTGAAATTAAATATCAAAGCAAATGAAAAGGAAATGGATTTAAGTTTTTACAAAAGAGTATATCCAAACGAACTATTACAAACGATTAAAAAATAA
- a CDS encoding type II secretion system F family protein, whose protein sequence is MSFDLTTYKTPKAKTKDLKIQTGSFQFSKKLSDKKKEIFYRELGMLLRSGVDFKKALEILSNQSSNTFEKELILRIKEKVVEGRSIYESMRESNQFSAYEYYSIQIGEETRKLEEVLGELQKYFNRKIQMKRQIISVMTYPTIVMLVTVLVLYFMLNKVVPMFSSVFKQFGSELPKSTQIILKISNHSGMIFSIVIGIIIGLITIHVLLKEKDSYRSFTTKIILKIPYFGNLIRKIYISRFCQAMNLLITSKTTLINSLTLTAKMIGFYPIEIAIQQIKEDITRGASLNESLKKHPVFENKMVSMVEVAEQVNQLESMFERLTEQYNEEISHQTKMIGVILEPMIIIVIGAIVGVIMVSMYAPMFDLSKIINK, encoded by the coding sequence ATGAGTTTCGATTTAACGACCTATAAAACACCAAAAGCCAAGACAAAAGATCTCAAGATTCAAACTGGTTCTTTTCAGTTTTCTAAAAAACTTTCCGACAAAAAAAAGGAAATTTTCTATAGAGAGCTAGGCATGCTTTTACGTTCGGGAGTAGATTTTAAAAAAGCACTCGAAATTTTAAGCAATCAATCGAGCAATACATTTGAAAAGGAATTAATTCTTCGAATCAAAGAAAAAGTCGTCGAAGGAAGAAGCATTTACGAATCAATGCGGGAGAGCAATCAATTTTCTGCTTACGAGTATTATAGCATTCAAATTGGAGAAGAAACCAGAAAACTGGAGGAAGTTTTAGGGGAATTACAAAAGTATTTCAATCGAAAAATTCAGATGAAAAGACAGATCATTTCGGTTATGACCTATCCTACAATTGTTATGCTGGTAACAGTTCTGGTTTTATATTTTATGTTGAATAAAGTAGTTCCGATGTTCAGCTCTGTCTTTAAACAATTTGGAAGCGAATTGCCAAAAAGCACTCAAATTATCTTGAAAATATCCAATCATTCCGGAATGATTTTTTCTATTGTCATTGGAATTATTATTGGATTAATAACGATTCATGTCCTGTTAAAAGAGAAAGATAGCTACAGATCGTTTACCACAAAAATAATTCTTAAAATTCCGTATTTCGGAAATCTGATTCGAAAAATATATATTTCACGTTTTTGCCAGGCCATGAATTTACTGATTACTTCTAAAACAACTCTTATAAATTCATTGACATTAACGGCAAAAATGATCGGTTTTTACCCGATTGAAATTGCCATTCAGCAAATAAAAGAAGATATCACCAGAGGGGCTTCGCTAAATGAAAGTTTAAAGAAACACCCTGTATTTGAAAACAAAATGGTGTCGATGGTTGAAGTCGCAGAACAGGTAAATCAGCTTGAGAGCATGTTTGAGCGCTTAACCGAGCAATACAACGAAGAAATAAGTCATCAGACCAAGATGATCGGCGTTATTCTGGAGCCTATGATTATTATTGTAATTGGTGCCATTGTAGGTGTAATTATGGTTTCTATGTATGCTCCAATGTTTGATTTAAGTAAGATTATAAATAAATAG